CGCCATGGAGATCAACCCGGTTGCATTCGAGTACCTCAAAAAAAATATTTTTATAAACAACCTCTCTGACCATGTACAGGCATCTTGCGGAGACTGCCGGAACCTGCTTTCCGGAGTATATGACCGGATCGTCATGGGGCATTTCGATTCCCTCCCCGTGCTCCCGCTCGCACTCCGGCATGTGAGACAAGGGGGCGTCATCCACCTACATAGCTGCGGCACGATCGGGAGCGAGATCCGGTCGCTGCTTGCAGGCGCAGGTTTTTCTGCAGAGATTCATGTACATAAGGTGAAGAAATACCGGCCACATACATGGCATATGGTCTGGGATATCGTGGTGGGATGACACAGGTGCAGACACTTGCAGATAAAGAGATCGTCCTCGGTGTCACGGGGAGCATCGCTGCGGTCGAAACGGTAAAACTTATCCATGCACTCCGTAAAAAAGGGGCCGTGGTCCAACCTGTGATGAGCCATGCAGCAACCGGGATCATCCACCCCGATGCGCTTACGTATGCTGCCGGCAGGACTGCCATAACACGGATTTCCGGCATGGTGGAGCATGTCATGTACTGCGGAGACGGGGGATCGGCAGATCTCCTGCTGATTGCGCCCGGTACAGCAAATACCATCGGGAAGATTGCCTCGGGAATCGATGACACTACGGTAACCACCTTTGCAACGACAGCGCTCGGCAGCAACGTTCCCGTCCTTATCGTCCCTGCGATGCACCACAGCATGTACCGCCACCCGGCGGTAATTGAGAACCTGCAGCGGCTGAAACGCTGGGGCATTGGGGTTGTCGACCCGAGGATCGAAGAGGAGAAGGCTAAGATCGCTTCAATCGAGGAGATCGTGCTCTCCTGTGAACGGGAATTGCTTGGAAAGCCTCTTGATGGGAAAAAAATACTGATCACAAGCGGTCCGTGCAGGGAAAAGGTGGATGACATCCGGGTGCTGACAACCCGATCAAGCGGGCAGATGGGCAGGGAACTCGCGCTCGAAGGGTTCCGGCTGGGTGCTGAAGTTACGGTCGTTCATTCCGGCTTGTTCCCTTGCGTCACCAATCTTCCTGCCGTCTCGGCACAGGAGATGCGCGAACAGGTACTCCGGCATATCTGGGAGAACGGTGCAGATATCTACATGAGTGCCGCTGCGATCTCCGATTACGCACCCGTCCCATTCAACGGAAAGATTGAGAGCGGGAGAAAAGTCAGCATCGAACTTCTGCCGCTTTCCAAAGTGATCGGGGAAGTTGTGAAGATACCAGTGCCGATAATTATTGCCTTCAAACTCGGAAGGGATACATCGGCAGCTGCGGAAGCGATGCTTAATAATGGCGTCTCCTTTGTTGTTACAAACCCTCCGGAAACAATGGATGCAGGATCCGGGGAATTTATCCTTGTCTCAAAACGTGGGCGTACACCATTCACAGGAACAAAAGAAGAGTGCGCTGCCCTTCTTTTTAAGATGATTGTCGGACAAAACAGGTAATTCCTGTCCGGGCCTAGGATTTAATTTTGGGAAATATGCCTTTTTGTAACACCAATGCCAGCTGCGGCATGGCAGTATGGTTTTCAATTTATTGCTGGTCC
Above is a genomic segment from Methanoregula sp. containing:
- the coaBC gene encoding bifunctional phosphopantothenoylcysteine decarboxylase/phosphopantothenate--cysteine ligase CoaBC, whose amino-acid sequence is MTQVQTLADKEIVLGVTGSIAAVETVKLIHALRKKGAVVQPVMSHAATGIIHPDALTYAAGRTAITRISGMVEHVMYCGDGGSADLLLIAPGTANTIGKIASGIDDTTVTTFATTALGSNVPVLIVPAMHHSMYRHPAVIENLQRLKRWGIGVVDPRIEEEKAKIASIEEIVLSCERELLGKPLDGKKILITSGPCREKVDDIRVLTTRSSGQMGRELALEGFRLGAEVTVVHSGLFPCVTNLPAVSAQEMREQVLRHIWENGADIYMSAAAISDYAPVPFNGKIESGRKVSIELLPLSKVIGEVVKIPVPIIIAFKLGRDTSAAAEAMLNNGVSFVVTNPPETMDAGSGEFILVSKRGRTPFTGTKEECAALLFKMIVGQNR